ttagggatcaaaaacatatttaactctaaaaTAATTGGGACCCACTAACTATCACATCAGCATTCCGTTGGAGAATTAACAGCTGAGCCTAATTTTGATAACGGAGACaaaatgtgaggattttaaaaacattaatgaaatgtagggactattcttcGAAGGAGCGtaaaatgtaaggactaaaaccatatttaaccctaatatttACTAGATCCAATAGCTTTTcaaataatctaattttttttttcttcttataataataaccGAATTGTGTAACATTCTTAtaaacacatttattttttgaaggatataaacacatttatttaaaagtataattCAAAGTATAAAAAAGTCGGTCCAAAATTCCTATAACTTTATATGTTGTTAactgatgataataataataataatattcattgaaTTTGAAGGAATGAAAGTGAACTGGTGCAAAAAATTGTTGAGGAGGTATTGGCAAAGCTAGACAACACATTCATGCCTCTTCCTGAGCACACGGTTGGACTAGAGTCCCGTGTTGAGAAAATGGTTCCATGGATTGAAAATAATTCAACAAAGGTTTGTATGATAGGCATATGGGGAATGGGAGGGTTGGGTAAAACTACGGCAGCCAAAGCCATCTACAATCAAATTCATCGCAAATTTGTGTACAGAAGTTTCATCGAAAATATTAGAGAAACTTGTGAAAGGGATAGCAAAGGCGGATGGCATATTTGTTTACAACAACAACTTCTTTCAGATCTTCTCAAAACAAAGGAGAAGATACACAACATTGCCTCTGGGACAATTGCAATCAAGAAAATGCTCTCTGCAAAAAAGGTGCTCattgtacttgatgatgtgacCAAAGTAGAGCAGGTAAAAGCCCTATATGAAAGTCGTAAGTGGTTTGGTGCAGGAAGTGTATTAATTGTTACAAGCAGGGATGCACACATACTTAAGTCACTTCAAGTTGACCATGTCTATCCAGTTAACGAGATGGATCAAAAGGAGTCCCTCGAGCTTTTCAGCTGGCATGCGTTTAGACAGGCAAGTCCAAGAGCAGACTTCAGTGAGCTCTCAAGTAGTGTAATTAAGTACTGTGGAGGACTACCCTTGGCTGCTGAAGTCATCGGATCTTATTTATATGGCAGGACAAGAGAAGAATGGACAAGTGTGCTATCAAAACTAGAGATAATTCCTGACCATCATGTGCAAGAGAAACTAAGAATAAGCTACGATGGTCTAAGTGATGGTAAGCAAAAGGATATATTTCTTGACATATGTTGTTTCTTTATCGGCAAGGACAGAGCTTATGTTACTGAGATTCTAAATGGCTGTGGACTTTTTGCTAGTATTGGAATATCTGTCCTCATAGAGCGGAGCCTCTTAAAAGTTGAAAAGAATAACAAGCTTGGAATGCATGATTTAATAAGAGACATGGGAAGAGAAATTGTTCGTCAAAATTCAGAAAAAGATGTTCGCCAAATTTCAGAAAAAGATCCAGGGGAGCGTAGTCGGTTGTGGTTTCAGAAAGATGTACATGATGTTTTGACAAATAATACTGTAAGAACTTTCTCCATATacaatttgaaacttttgaatatCCTCTGtaatcttatgaaaattataAAGTTCTCTTTGTTAATGAACTGATTTGCTCTTCATAACTATTTGCTGAAAAATCttcatgtttgttacaagtgtgcTTGGGCCACAGCCCACATCTGCCGTTTTGTTGCCACTGTTCTAGCAAGTAAACGAAAAACATTTCCCCTTACTTTTCTTAGTTTTTTCTCTTCACACACAGGGAACAAAAACTGTTGAGGGTTTGGTTTTAAACTTGGAAACAACAAGCAGAGCTAGCTTTAATACTAGTGCTTTTCAGGAGATGAAGAAACTGAGACTTTTACAACTTGATTGTGTTGACCTCACTGGAGATTTTGGGTTTCTTTCCAAACAACTGAGATGGGTCAATTGGCGACAATCTACCTTCAACCATGTTCCCAACAACTTTTATCAAGGAAATCTagttgtttttgaattaaaatatagcATGGTTAAACAAGTTTGGAAGGAGACCCCGGTATaataacattttctttaaaattcaaatgctCATGACAATAGAATCTGTTGCCACTCTTTCATTTCTGATTTTCAtctctaatttttcttttaaatgattattttcTTGCAGTTTCTGGACAAGCTAAAAATTCTCAACCTCAGTCATTCCAAGTACTTGAAAAACACCCCTAACTTTTCATTATTACCGAGTCTAGAAAAGCTCATTATGAAGGATTGTCCAAGTTTGTCCGAGGTACACCCGTCCATTGGAGATCTCAAtaatcttcttctgataaatttTAAGGATTGTACAAGTCTTGGCAATCTACCAAGAGAGATATCTCAATTGATGTCTGTGACAACTCTCATACTTGATGGTTGTTCA
Above is a genomic segment from Medicago truncatula cultivar Jemalong A17 chromosome 5, MtrunA17r5.0-ANR, whole genome shotgun sequence containing:
- the LOC11407889 gene encoding disease resistance protein RUN1 isoform X1, whose translation is MNHQWIYDVFINFRGDDSRNSLVSHLYAALSNARINTFLDDEKLHKGSELQPQLLRAIQGSQICLVVFSENYSRSSWCLLELEKIMENRGTHGQIVIPIFYHIDPAIVRRQLGNFGKALEITAKKMQSKREKQKLLLQTWKSALSQATNLSGWDVTSSRNESELVQKIVEEVLAKLDNTFMPLPEHTVGLESRVEKMVPWIENNSTKVCMIGIWGMGGLGKTTAAKAIYNQIHRKFVYRSFIENIRETCERDSKGGWHICLQQQLLSDLLKTKEKIHNIASGTIAIKKMLSAKKVLIVLDDVTKVEQVKALYESRKWFGAGSVLIVTSRDAHILKSLQVDHVYPVNEMDQKESLELFSWHAFRQASPRADFSELSSSVIKYCGGLPLAAEVIGSYLYGRTREEWTSVLSKLEIIPDHHVQEKLRISYDGLSDGKQKDIFLDICCFFIGKDRAYVTEILNGCGLFASIGISVLIERSLLKVEKNNKLGMHDLIRDMGREIVRQNSEKDVRQISEKDPGERSRLWFQKDVHDVLTNNTGTKTVEGLVLNLETTSRASFNTSAFQEMKKLRLLQLDCVDLTGDFGFLSKQLRWVNWRQSTFNHVPNNFYQGNLVVFELKYSMVKQVWKETPFLDKLKILNLSHSKYLKNTPNFSLLPSLEKLIMKDCPSLSEVHPSIGDLNNLLLINFKDCTSLGNLPREISQLMSVTTLILDGCSNITELEEDVVQMKSLKTLMAARTGIEKAPFSIVSSKSIVYISLCGFEGFARDVFPCLIRSWMSPTINSLPHIPHMSLGVESNDLRLGNQSSTLRSCSTPRSVWVQCCSDIQLTEELKRLLNDLNSVDFTESETSHALQISDLSLKSFVITLGKSLSQGLTTTTTGSNDCFVLVNNYPSGLSYTCTGPSVRFRVPEDSDCHMKGITLCVVYSSTFENMETECLVGVLIINYTKFTINLYKRDTVMSFNDEDWQGVKSNLGAGDNMEIFVALGNGMTVKETGVHLVHGQSSTMEVESSSMTMEVEQSIMVKMEPLPEVEVQTQPNVKIDPSPEEEVQSSLDVKNEASLIIQNEPSLEPSLTVQDESSPKPNENIFAKLGKRVGKCVCLKL